In Phlebotomus papatasi isolate M1 chromosome 1, Ppap_2.1, whole genome shotgun sequence, the following proteins share a genomic window:
- the LOC129799546 gene encoding mitogen-activated protein kinase kinase kinase 15 isoform X5 → MPSPSTTTSPMEDFPEYHSVRQTDSMSNLSDMSGNTTTPQGNRPRMDVACVIDTHQTESLQHRKSALEEIKQACSLVNANLQHIQFEKLDFGETNVLDTFYNADVAVVDLSIQIQQSALSYHLGVRESFGMKENILMYNDTQTESTLRLKISCGTYTFLSYKLLEGEGSNSPGLCIVTNPTSGKFTEDPQDPKQSLVQRLKKLLQDVEIQSKAHMREKFLTDLRVAREQYAGNGEELAKVLHNMRKRLDDPNVVSGEVVHSFMCSLRDIQDYDAMVQLVNDLKTVPNKQKYINTGNMSCLYAFALNRRNKEGDREKALKTCVKALEKKENHFPDMLCLCGRIYKDKFVESSHTDIDSLRNAIKWYRRSFEVQPNEYAGINLATLLVIDGKDFSNTEELQHIGVVLNNLIGKKGSLPSLTEYWDVATFFEISVLAEDYAKAIQAAECMFKLKPPNWYLKSTIGNIALIDRFRKKSENCDSSLEQQIFKFWMEFFIEATNVEANENIRFPILILEPQKIYMPSYLIVNMGAEEKSLQIINICLAHSKGTCKKVHDFLFTANQIKSVSLYKRDERCAYLYVHHNSDDFQIYLPSVPCRQRFYEMVLEMTADQEVFVDLSLDTNQIKYEYDLDDQNKRIQLGKGTYGVVYAARDLNTQVRIAIKEVPEKFSHDVQPLHEEIKLHSQLRHRNIVQYLGSVSEDNFFKIFMEQVPGGSLSALLRSKWGPLKDNESTIAFYSKQILEGLKYLHDQKIVHRDIKGDNVLVNTYSGVVKISDFGTSKRLAGINPVTETFTGTLQYMAPEVIDQGVRGYGPAADVWSFGCTTVEMATGKPPFIELGSPQAAMFKVGFYKKHPEIPEELSSMAKKFILRCFEIDVQKRATAAQLLEDPFLSDKHRKAVRTPAPNVTEFSRSVSVPAERLVSKSVSPHNSQSCATPTTPELDSISSPTIELETETDSSSFSSNRRCSGGLLSPEVELSGSSTKSVSGETSECDGFYMLKKDSQRRTTLSKVLSNDEEKICDVWMDKLVSQHKAQIVINKSHLELMLRALRSYIIEQNREFLENAISQLKKNLDFDSTAIDHLHLALYSFQDAVISVLRSHSIKPHWMFALDNLVKSAVQEGITVLSPELGANLAGQIDAGDDDDGEDMSTSGASTVNSTKMKPSKMSGDKKFLIEEYNQMKAENMRLMHGLIESQKAFQAFLKSATEEHHVNLEVMKNFMGQLNSTISLFERSTSQGYSSDISENGRQIKVTTDDPPTPNDTDCKRLTHRSCLHNKNDYSRSISTMSNRRINFSNSVVDAPKMDSRLNDWLVSNNIDQQSRNIIHGEEFAYEDFVFGLQKDDLRRLGLRIGVEVKIWSALMNHRGAHTNITEEGAVVGTNCIENANQSRDLHFDGLKVSKSSSNSNCNSFDSDDYESCNGVDEKSDL, encoded by the exons GTTGCTGTAGTTGACTTGAGTATTCAAATCCAGCAGAGTGCTCTATCTTATCATCTGGGAGTTCGCGAGAGTTTTGGTATGAAAGAGAATATACTCATGTACAATGACACACAAACTGAATCTACTTTGCGTCTTAAG ATTTCCTGTGGAACATACACCTTCTTGTCGTACAAATTGCTAGAGGGTGAGGGTTCCAATTCACCTGGCTTGTGCATTGTGACAAATCCAACAAGCGGAAAATTCACCGAAGACCCCCAAGACCCTAAGCAATCTCTTGTGCAGAGATTAAAGAAATTGCTGCAGGATGTGGAGATTCAGTCAAAGGCACATATGAGAGAGAAATTTCTAACTGATTTGAGGGTAGCACGAGAACAATATGCTGGCAATGGGGAAGAGTTGGCAAAAGTTCTGCACAACATGAGGAAGAGACTGGATGATCCAAATGTAGTATCTGGTGAAGTTGTTCACAGTTTTATGTGTTCTCTGCGAGACATTCAGGATTACGATGCTATGGTGCAGCTGGTGAATGACTTGAAGACGGTGCCTAACAAGCAGAAGTACATAAATACAGGTAATATGAGCTGTTTATATGCTTTTGCTCTGAATCGTCGGAATAAGGAGGGGGATCGTGAGAAAGCATTGAAGACGTGCGTTAAAGCATTGGAGAAGAAGGAGAATCACTTCCCAGATATGTTATGTCTATGTGGACGTATCTATAAGGATAAATTTGTTGAATCCAGCCATACTGATATTGATAGTTTGAGAAATGCTATTAAATGGTACAGACGAAGTTTCGAAGTGCAACCTAATGAATATGCGGGAATAAATTTGGCAACCTTACTCGTGATTGATGGCAAGGACTTTTCAAATACCGAAGAACTTCAGCATATTGGGGTGGTTCTCAACAATTTAATTGGTAAGAAGGGAAGTTTGCCCTCCCTCACTGAGTACTGGGATGTTGCCACCTTCTTCGAGATATCAGTATTAGCTGAAGACTACGCCAAAGCTATTCAAGCAGCTGAATGCATGTTCAAGTTGAAACCTCCAAATTGGTACTTAAAATCAACGATTGGCAATATAGCCCTTATTGATCGCTTCCGGAAGAAATCCGAAAACTGTGACTCGAGTCTCGAGCAGCAAATCTTCAAATTTTGGatggaatttttcattgaagcCACAAATGTGGAAGCAAATGAAAACATTCGTTTTCCTATACTCATTCTCGAGCCACAGAAAATCTACATGCCCAGCTATTTAATTGTTAATATGGGAGCTGAGGAAAAATCACTTCAAATAATTAATATATGCCTGGCACATTCAAAAGGTACATGTAAGAAGGTACATGACTTTTTGTTTACTGCCAATCAAATTAAATCTGTCAGCCTGTACAAAAGAGATGAGCGCTGTGCATATTTGTACGTACATCACAATTCAGACGACTTCCAAATTTACCTCCCATCTGTACCATGTCGCCAGAGATTCTATGAAATGGTGTTGGAAATGACAGCTGATCAGGAAGTCTTTGTAGATTTGTCATTGGATACCAATCAGATCAAA TACGAGTATGATTTGGATGATCAAAATAAAAGGATCCAATTAGGAAAGGGCACTTACGGTGTTGTATACGCAGCTCGTGATCTCAATACTCAAGTTCGTATTGCGATTAAGGAAGTCCCTGAGAAATTCTCACACGATGTCCAACCCTTGCATGAAGAGATCAAACTTCACAGTCAACTGAGGCACAGGAATATCGTGCAGTATTTGGGATCAGTATCCGAAGATAATTTCTTCAAGATATTCATGGAACAAGTTCCTGGAGGTTCACTCTCTGCGCTGTTGCGATCTAAGTGGGGTCCACTCAAAGACAATGAGTCCACTATTGCATTTTACTCAAAACAAATTCTCGAGGGTCTCAAGTACCTTCATGATCAGAAGATAGTCCATCGTGATATTAAAGGAGACAATGTCCTAGTCAACACGTACAGTGGGGTGGTCAAGATATCTGACTTTGGGACATCGAAACGCCTAGCAGGAATCAATCCTGTAACAGAAACCTTCACAGGAACTCTCCAGTATATGGCACCTGAGGTCATTGATCAAGGTGTTCGAGGTTATGGACCGGCCGCTGATGTATGGTCTTTTGGTTGCACAACTGTGGAAATGGCTACAGGAAAGCCGCCATTCATTGAACTAGGATCACCTCAAGCGGCCATGTTTAAAGTTGGATTCTACAAAAAACATCCAGAGATACCAGAAGAATTGTCATCAATGGCTAAGAAATTCATCTTGAGGTGCTTCGAGATTGATGTGCAAAAGCGTGCAACCGCAGCTCAACTTCTGGAGGATCCTTTTCTCTCAGA CAAACATCGTAAAGCCGTTCGTACTCCTGCTCCAAATGTAACAGAATTCTCCAGAAGTGTTTCAGTTCCAGCTGAACGTCTTGTGTCAAAGAGTGTCTCACCTCACAACAGTCAATCGTGTGCTACACCAACAACACCTGAACTAGA TAGCATCTCGAGTCCCACAATTGAACTCGAAACTGAAACTGATTCTAGTTCATTCAGTTCAAATAGAAGGTGCTCTGGGGGACTTTTGTCACCTGAG GTGGAACTGTCTGGATCGTCTACGAAGAGTGTATCAGGAGAAACGAGTGaatgtgatggattttatatgcTGAAGAAGGATTCACAGAGAAGAACAACTTTATCAAAAGTATTGAGCAATGATGAAGAGAAAATATGCGACGTATGGATGGACAAACTTGTTAGTCAACACAAAGCACAAATCGTGATAAATAAG TCCCATTTGGAACTTATGCTAAGGGCACTAAGGTCCTACATAATTGAGCAAAACAGGGAATTTCTTGAGAATGCCATCAGTCAGTTGAAAAAGAATCTGGACTTCGATTCCACCGCAATAGACCACCTTCATCTAGCTCTATATTCCTTTCAA GATGCTGTAATTAGTGTCTTGAGATCACACAGCATAAAGCCTCATTGGATGTTTGCCCTGGACAATCTTGTTAAGAGCGCTGTTCAGGAGGGAATAACTGTGCTCTCTCCGGAACTTGGGGCTAATTTGGCTGGTCAAATTGATGCAGGAGATGACGATGATGGTGAGGATATGTCAACATCTGGTGCTAGTACAGTAAATTCAACCAAAATGAAGCCTTCCAAGATGTCCGGAGACAAGAAATTCCTCATTGAGGAATACAATCAAATGAAAGCGGAGAATATGCGCCTAATGCATGGGCTAATTGAATCTCAGAAAGCTTTTCAGGCATTCTTGAAGAGTGCTACAGAGGAGCACCATGTAAATTTGGAAGTTATGAAGAACTTCATGGGGCAACTGAACAGTACAATATCTCTCTTTGAGAGGAGCACATCACAGGGCTACTCGAGTGATATCAGTGAAAATGGACGTCAGATTAAGGTGACAACAGATGATCCACCGACTCCTAATGACACCGACTGCAAAAGACTTACGCATAGAAGTTGCCTACACAATAAGAATGACTACTCTAGATCTATAAGCACAATGTCCAATCGTCggattaatttttcaaattcagtCGTTGATGCTCCAAAAATGGACAGCAGACTCAATGATTGGCTCGTGAGCAACAACATTGATCAGCAATCGAGGAATATAATCCATGGGGAAGAATTCGCATATGAGGACTTTGTCTTTGGACTACAGAAAGATGATCTTCGGCGATTGGGATTAAg AATTGGGGTAGAAGTAAAGATTTGGAGTGCCCTGATGAATCACAGAGGAGCTCATACAAACATCACAGAAGAAGGAGCAGTTGTTGGTACAAATTGCATTGAGAATGCAAATCAAAGCAGGGATTTGCACTTTGATGGCCTTAAAGTGTCCAAGTCGAGTTCCAACTCCAACTGCAACAGCTTCGATTCTGATGATTACGAATCTTGCAATGGGGTTGATGAGAAGAGTGACTTGTAA
- the LOC129799546 gene encoding mitogen-activated protein kinase kinase kinase 15 isoform X3, whose protein sequence is MPSPSTTTSPMEDFPEYHSVRQTDSMSNLSDMSGNTTTPQGNRPRMDVACVIDTHQTESLQHRKSALEEIKQACSLVNANLQHIQFEKLDFGETNVLDTFYNADVAVVDLSIQIQQSALSYHLGVRESFGMKENILMYNDTQTESTLRLKISCGTYTFLSYKLLEGEGSNSPGLCIVTNPTSGKFTEDPQDPKQSLVQRLKKLLQDVEIQSKAHMREKFLTDLRVAREQYAGNGEELAKVLHNMRKRLDDPNVVSGEVVHSFMCSLRDIQDYDAMVQLVNDLKTVPNKQKYINTGNMSCLYAFALNRRNKEGDREKALKTCVKALEKKENHFPDMLCLCGRIYKDKFVESSHTDIDSLRNAIKWYRRSFEVQPNEYAGINLATLLVIDGKDFSNTEELQHIGVVLNNLIGKKGSLPSLTEYWDVATFFEISVLAEDYAKAIQAAECMFKLKPPNWYLKSTIGNIALIDRFRKKSENCDSSLEQQIFKFWMEFFIEATNVEANENIRFPILILEPQKIYMPSYLIVNMGAEEKSLQIINICLAHSKGTCKKVHDFLFTANQIKSVSLYKRDERCAYLYVHHNSDDFQIYLPSVPCRQRFYEMVLEMTADQEVFVDLSLDTNQIKYEYDLDDQNKRIQLGKGTYGVVYAARDLNTQVRIAIKEVPEKFSHDVQPLHEEIKLHSQLRHRNIVQYLGSVSEDNFFKIFMEQVPGGSLSALLRSKWGPLKDNESTIAFYSKQILEGLKYLHDQKIVHRDIKGDNVLVNTYSGVVKISDFGTSKRLAGINPVTETFTGTLQYMAPEVIDQGVRGYGPAADVWSFGCTTVEMATGKPPFIELGSPQAAMFKVGFYKKHPEIPEELSSMAKKFILRCFEIDVQKRATAAQLLEDPFLSDKHRKAVRTPAPNVTEFSRSVSVPAERLVSKSVSPHNSQSCATPTTPELDCLSSTKTSPSKTPLHNHLAPIQISLATTSLSSISSPTIELETETDSSSFSSNRRCSGGLLSPEVELSGSSTKSVSGETSECDGFYMLKKDSQRRTTLSKVLSNDEEKICDVWMDKLVSQHKAQIVINKSHLELMLRALRSYIIEQNREFLENAISQLKKNLDFDSTAIDHLHLALYSFQDAVISVLRSHSIKPHWMFALDNLVKSAVQEGITVLSPELGANLAGQIDAGDDDDGEDMSTSGASTVNSTKMKPSKMSGDKKFLIEEYNQMKAENMRLMHGLIESQKAFQAFLKSATEEHHVNLEVMKNFMGQLNSTISLFERSTSQGYSSDISENGRQIKVTTDDPPTPNDTDCKRLTHRSCLHNKNDYSRSISTMSNRRINFSNSVVDAPKMDSRLNDWLVSNNIDQQSRNIIHGEEFAYEDFVFGLQKDDLRRLGLRIGVEVKIWSALMNHRGAHTNITEEGAVVGTNCIENANQSRDLHFDGLKVSKSSSNSNCNSFDSDDYESCNGVDEKSDL, encoded by the exons GTTGCTGTAGTTGACTTGAGTATTCAAATCCAGCAGAGTGCTCTATCTTATCATCTGGGAGTTCGCGAGAGTTTTGGTATGAAAGAGAATATACTCATGTACAATGACACACAAACTGAATCTACTTTGCGTCTTAAG ATTTCCTGTGGAACATACACCTTCTTGTCGTACAAATTGCTAGAGGGTGAGGGTTCCAATTCACCTGGCTTGTGCATTGTGACAAATCCAACAAGCGGAAAATTCACCGAAGACCCCCAAGACCCTAAGCAATCTCTTGTGCAGAGATTAAAGAAATTGCTGCAGGATGTGGAGATTCAGTCAAAGGCACATATGAGAGAGAAATTTCTAACTGATTTGAGGGTAGCACGAGAACAATATGCTGGCAATGGGGAAGAGTTGGCAAAAGTTCTGCACAACATGAGGAAGAGACTGGATGATCCAAATGTAGTATCTGGTGAAGTTGTTCACAGTTTTATGTGTTCTCTGCGAGACATTCAGGATTACGATGCTATGGTGCAGCTGGTGAATGACTTGAAGACGGTGCCTAACAAGCAGAAGTACATAAATACAGGTAATATGAGCTGTTTATATGCTTTTGCTCTGAATCGTCGGAATAAGGAGGGGGATCGTGAGAAAGCATTGAAGACGTGCGTTAAAGCATTGGAGAAGAAGGAGAATCACTTCCCAGATATGTTATGTCTATGTGGACGTATCTATAAGGATAAATTTGTTGAATCCAGCCATACTGATATTGATAGTTTGAGAAATGCTATTAAATGGTACAGACGAAGTTTCGAAGTGCAACCTAATGAATATGCGGGAATAAATTTGGCAACCTTACTCGTGATTGATGGCAAGGACTTTTCAAATACCGAAGAACTTCAGCATATTGGGGTGGTTCTCAACAATTTAATTGGTAAGAAGGGAAGTTTGCCCTCCCTCACTGAGTACTGGGATGTTGCCACCTTCTTCGAGATATCAGTATTAGCTGAAGACTACGCCAAAGCTATTCAAGCAGCTGAATGCATGTTCAAGTTGAAACCTCCAAATTGGTACTTAAAATCAACGATTGGCAATATAGCCCTTATTGATCGCTTCCGGAAGAAATCCGAAAACTGTGACTCGAGTCTCGAGCAGCAAATCTTCAAATTTTGGatggaatttttcattgaagcCACAAATGTGGAAGCAAATGAAAACATTCGTTTTCCTATACTCATTCTCGAGCCACAGAAAATCTACATGCCCAGCTATTTAATTGTTAATATGGGAGCTGAGGAAAAATCACTTCAAATAATTAATATATGCCTGGCACATTCAAAAGGTACATGTAAGAAGGTACATGACTTTTTGTTTACTGCCAATCAAATTAAATCTGTCAGCCTGTACAAAAGAGATGAGCGCTGTGCATATTTGTACGTACATCACAATTCAGACGACTTCCAAATTTACCTCCCATCTGTACCATGTCGCCAGAGATTCTATGAAATGGTGTTGGAAATGACAGCTGATCAGGAAGTCTTTGTAGATTTGTCATTGGATACCAATCAGATCAAA TACGAGTATGATTTGGATGATCAAAATAAAAGGATCCAATTAGGAAAGGGCACTTACGGTGTTGTATACGCAGCTCGTGATCTCAATACTCAAGTTCGTATTGCGATTAAGGAAGTCCCTGAGAAATTCTCACACGATGTCCAACCCTTGCATGAAGAGATCAAACTTCACAGTCAACTGAGGCACAGGAATATCGTGCAGTATTTGGGATCAGTATCCGAAGATAATTTCTTCAAGATATTCATGGAACAAGTTCCTGGAGGTTCACTCTCTGCGCTGTTGCGATCTAAGTGGGGTCCACTCAAAGACAATGAGTCCACTATTGCATTTTACTCAAAACAAATTCTCGAGGGTCTCAAGTACCTTCATGATCAGAAGATAGTCCATCGTGATATTAAAGGAGACAATGTCCTAGTCAACACGTACAGTGGGGTGGTCAAGATATCTGACTTTGGGACATCGAAACGCCTAGCAGGAATCAATCCTGTAACAGAAACCTTCACAGGAACTCTCCAGTATATGGCACCTGAGGTCATTGATCAAGGTGTTCGAGGTTATGGACCGGCCGCTGATGTATGGTCTTTTGGTTGCACAACTGTGGAAATGGCTACAGGAAAGCCGCCATTCATTGAACTAGGATCACCTCAAGCGGCCATGTTTAAAGTTGGATTCTACAAAAAACATCCAGAGATACCAGAAGAATTGTCATCAATGGCTAAGAAATTCATCTTGAGGTGCTTCGAGATTGATGTGCAAAAGCGTGCAACCGCAGCTCAACTTCTGGAGGATCCTTTTCTCTCAGA CAAACATCGTAAAGCCGTTCGTACTCCTGCTCCAAATGTAACAGAATTCTCCAGAAGTGTTTCAGTTCCAGCTGAACGTCTTGTGTCAAAGAGTGTCTCACCTCACAACAGTCAATCGTGTGCTACACCAACAACACCTGAACTAGA CTGTTTGTCGTCGACAAAAACATCACCGTCGAAGACTCCACTTCACAATCACTTGGCTCCTATTCAAATTTCATTGGCGACAACCAGTTTAAG TAGCATCTCGAGTCCCACAATTGAACTCGAAACTGAAACTGATTCTAGTTCATTCAGTTCAAATAGAAGGTGCTCTGGGGGACTTTTGTCACCTGAG GTGGAACTGTCTGGATCGTCTACGAAGAGTGTATCAGGAGAAACGAGTGaatgtgatggattttatatgcTGAAGAAGGATTCACAGAGAAGAACAACTTTATCAAAAGTATTGAGCAATGATGAAGAGAAAATATGCGACGTATGGATGGACAAACTTGTTAGTCAACACAAAGCACAAATCGTGATAAATAAG TCCCATTTGGAACTTATGCTAAGGGCACTAAGGTCCTACATAATTGAGCAAAACAGGGAATTTCTTGAGAATGCCATCAGTCAGTTGAAAAAGAATCTGGACTTCGATTCCACCGCAATAGACCACCTTCATCTAGCTCTATATTCCTTTCAA GATGCTGTAATTAGTGTCTTGAGATCACACAGCATAAAGCCTCATTGGATGTTTGCCCTGGACAATCTTGTTAAGAGCGCTGTTCAGGAGGGAATAACTGTGCTCTCTCCGGAACTTGGGGCTAATTTGGCTGGTCAAATTGATGCAGGAGATGACGATGATGGTGAGGATATGTCAACATCTGGTGCTAGTACAGTAAATTCAACCAAAATGAAGCCTTCCAAGATGTCCGGAGACAAGAAATTCCTCATTGAGGAATACAATCAAATGAAAGCGGAGAATATGCGCCTAATGCATGGGCTAATTGAATCTCAGAAAGCTTTTCAGGCATTCTTGAAGAGTGCTACAGAGGAGCACCATGTAAATTTGGAAGTTATGAAGAACTTCATGGGGCAACTGAACAGTACAATATCTCTCTTTGAGAGGAGCACATCACAGGGCTACTCGAGTGATATCAGTGAAAATGGACGTCAGATTAAGGTGACAACAGATGATCCACCGACTCCTAATGACACCGACTGCAAAAGACTTACGCATAGAAGTTGCCTACACAATAAGAATGACTACTCTAGATCTATAAGCACAATGTCCAATCGTCggattaatttttcaaattcagtCGTTGATGCTCCAAAAATGGACAGCAGACTCAATGATTGGCTCGTGAGCAACAACATTGATCAGCAATCGAGGAATATAATCCATGGGGAAGAATTCGCATATGAGGACTTTGTCTTTGGACTACAGAAAGATGATCTTCGGCGATTGGGATTAAg AATTGGGGTAGAAGTAAAGATTTGGAGTGCCCTGATGAATCACAGAGGAGCTCATACAAACATCACAGAAGAAGGAGCAGTTGTTGGTACAAATTGCATTGAGAATGCAAATCAAAGCAGGGATTTGCACTTTGATGGCCTTAAAGTGTCCAAGTCGAGTTCCAACTCCAACTGCAACAGCTTCGATTCTGATGATTACGAATCTTGCAATGGGGTTGATGAGAAGAGTGACTTGTAA